In Astatotilapia calliptera chromosome 23, fAstCal1.2, whole genome shotgun sequence, a genomic segment contains:
- the LOC113015855 gene encoding uncharacterized protein LOC113015855 has translation MEQTDVQADSAPPCVSQRERRPPTYLTDYEVSTLPLEGQTQTRQPATASQCSHSGKTRSSQRSSRSRSTRASRSAIGRFPSHALSDLETAQLEERVKQMELEEFQQHLEEDQQVEYECQRLQAQAREAQQLQEEAIRTQESLSRQLERRRQLKKRVNELEIAKMVTSLLKEKAQEPSGSRVSSCPSENSNSSTHAALPSVGPVGHPPVPLIAPPSTLTVAQPPAPVVAPPPVTMASHPLHSQCMPQVLHPTVPAGPRSTTFAPDISYQASTPFSVQPSQYAHAACTNPAEAELSCTPTRTKSELHQLPTANAYPFLATGHGIPKPMIPSFESGRESDFALLKMALDNLLNSHPHLNEQYKYQVLLGHLRLPSAIQLAKAYMHDPTPYTTAMHALQDKYGQPRQLVQSELGIILNAPAIKFGDAEAFDAFALSIQSLVGMLRTLEGQNGFELRCGSHVDRLLSKMPPSYRDGFVEHCLNQGILRTGTDQTYTLPDLSSWLQMKSQAKRIAGRAASLYSPEAYKLTKKDQRLPNKPKEKSTAFFLTSQETPSAEGSSFRPKTSSRPKPYCPRCENKEHFLNACVEFKKLTTDQMVRWLTDEQRCWKCGRTHQPEVCTLKRPCNTCREQHLTVLHDAIQQIQKSVLMLTAPTTTVYLDRPNRSPKVMLKVVKVLLYNRDQTLETHAILDDGSERSIILPQAVRRLKLTPEPETLTLRTVHQEVVQLRGASVSFQVSSPYKPGEKYHIQKAFTADALGLSEHSYPMRILQRRYKHLRDLPLPLVDHVQPLLLIGSDMPHLLAPTEPVHLGPTGGPIAVHTKLGWSLQGPISIDQTPATEQQCLFTTTVVPTSELFRNVERLWQIDTLPYVSEKQVTRSKQDQQALNLLQTSTIRVTVDGTQRYATPLLRRANSATLQAPMEAVLPSLRSTERRLVKDPQRAEVYCQEIQKLEKLGYVAVVPHEIARTTAESWFIPHHMVRHNNKDRIVFNCSFQYEGKSLNSILLPGPALGPSLLGVLLRFRQYPVAVSGDIKGMFHQIRLLPADKPVLRFLWRDMKRNEEPKIYEWQVLPFGTTCSPCCAIYALQQHVRDTCRSNHDLVDCVEQSFYVDNCLRSTHSQEEAKALVDSLRQLLHTGGFEIRQWASNIPAVIEHLPSNVRSESSDLWLSQSSTDLWEPTLGLTWDCLRDSFKYRHRLGERTEPTLRNVYKKLACQYDPLGYIVPFTTRAKILVQDLWKDQLGWDDPIQPPSLRDRWLAWEKEIPDLIQMEIPRCYAPASADSSASSRDLHIFCDASERAYGSLSAALTGAQLAGLLQAELTLPIRKVVLWSDSTTVLHWIKSESCSYKVFVGTRVAEIQSLTDGSTWRYVDSANNPADDITRGKTLKELSRPHRWHQGPEFLRQSEEHWPTIPPVYPEPEDGELKKSYFCGQVRVNSCPQLPEISMFSTWKTTARSLHGAARLYKPPFYSTGVDCFGPFTVKIGRRTEKRWGIVFKCMTTRCVHLDLLESLDTDSFLMSLRRFIARRGKPFELLCDNGTNFVGGARELHEAFETMAPQLKERLAEQQIAFRFNPPSAPHFGGAWEREVRSVKTALKVVLKEQTVPETVLHTVFVEVEGIVNAKPLGYVSSDIADPDPITPNILLMGRYDASLPQVVYDPSNLIGSRRWRHSQVLVDHFWSRFIRHYLPNLQERQKWQKDSECLKPDQVVLIVDPQLPRALWPVGKVTTTYPGADGRIRTAAVKVKDRTYIRPVARLVSLPMLEDDKDPRT, from the exons ATGGAACAGACAGATGTCCAGGCTGACTCAGCACCCCCATGTGTTTCGCAGAGGGAGCGACGGCCACCTACTTACCTGACCGATTATGAGGTTTCAACACTCCCTCTTGAGGGACAAACTCAAACCAGGCAACCTGCTACTGCTTCTCAGTGTTCACATAGTGGTAAAACACGCTCATCCCAGAGGAGCTCCAGATCCAGATCCACAAGAGCATCACGCTCGGCGATAGGCAGATTCCCTTCCCACGCAttatcagacctggaaacagcCCAGCTCGAAGAGCGAGTGAAGCAGATGGAACTTGAGGAATTCCAACAGCACCTAGAAGAGGATCAACAAGTCGAATATGAGTGTCAACGACTTCAAGCTCAAGCCAGAGAGGCCCAGCAGCTACAGGAAGAAGCCATTAGAACCCAAGAGTCATTGAGCAGACAGCTGGAGAGGCGACGACAGCTAAAGAAGAGGGTAAACGAGTTGGAGATAGCCAAGATGGTTACTTCTCTCCTTAAAGAGAAGGCACAAGAACCCAGTGGTTCCAGAGTCTCATCATGCCCATCGGAGAATAGTAATTCGAGCACCCATGCAGCTCTACCTTCAGTCGGTCCCGTGGGTCATCCTCCTGTACCGCTAATCGCTCCACCCTCAACACTTACTGTGGCTCAGCCTCCAGCGCCTGTGGTAGCTCCACCTCCAGTAACCATGGCCTCGCATCCATTGCATTCTCAATGCATGCCCCAAGTGCTGCACCCAACTGTTCCAGCTGGACCTCGGTCTACTACCTTTGCACCTGATATCTCTTACCAGGCATCTACTCCATTCTCAGTTCAGCCATCGCAGTACGCTCATGCAGCCTGCACTAACCCTGCCGAAGCAGAGTTATCTTGCACTCCCACCCGGACTAAGTCCGAGCTACATCAACTACCGACAGCTAATGCCTACCCTTTCCTCGCCACAGGTCATGGCATTCCCAAACCTATGATTCCCTCCTTTGAGAGTGGCCGTGAAAGTGACTTTGCCTTATTGAAAATGGCCCTTGACAACCTGTTGAACAGTCATCCACACCTGAATGAGCAGTATAAATATCAAGTGCTGCTTGGGCACCTACGGCTACCTAGTGCAATCCAGCTAGCTAAGGCATACATGCACGACCCAACGCCGTACACCACAGCCATGCACGCCCTGCAGGACAAGTATGGGCAACCCCGTCAGCTCGTCCAAAGCGAATTGGGCATAATTCTGAATGCTCCAGCTATCAAATTCGGCGACGCAGAAGCCTTTGATGCATTTGCCTTGTCTATCCAATCTCTAGTAGGGATGCTTAGGACACTGGAGGGCCAGAACGGCTTTGAGCTAAGATGTGGGTCTCATGTCGACCGACTACTGAGTAAGATGCCACCCAGTTATCGCGATGGGTTTGTAGAGCATTGCCTGAACCAAGGCATTCTTCGGACAGGTACTGACCAAACCTATACCCTGCCTGATCTGAGTTCCTGGCTGCAGATGAAATCCCAAGCGAAGCGCATCGCAGGTAGAGCTGCTTCACTCTATAGTCCTGAAGCTTATAAGCTGACAAAGAAAGACCAGCGTCTTCCCAATAAACCAAAGGAGAAATCTACAGCCTTCTTCCTGACTTCCCAGGAAACCCCCAGCGCAGAAGGGAGTTCTTTCCGACCAAAGACCTCATCCAGACCAAAACCATATTGCCCGCGCTGCGAGAATAAGGAGCATTTCCTGAACGCTTGTGTAGAGTTTAAGAAACTGACCACCGACCAGATGGTGAGGTGGTTAACTGATGAACAGCGGTGCTGGAAATGTGGAAGAACTCACCAGCCGGAGGTTTGCACCCTCAAACGACCTTGTAATACCTGCAGAGAACAACACCTGACTGTACTGCATGATGCTATCCAGCAGATCCAGAAGAGTGTGCTCATGCTGACTGCTCCGACTACAACAGTGTACTTGGATAGGCCGAACCGTTCCCCCAAGGTGATGCTGAAGGTTGTAAAGGTCTTGCTGTACAACAGGGACCAAACATTGGAGACTCATGCAATACTTGATGATGGCTCAGAACGAAGCATCATTTTACCACAAGCTGTTCGACGCTTAAAACTCACCCCAGAGCCCGAGACGCTTACCCTGCGGACTGTCCACCAAGAGGTAGTGCAGCTTCGTGGCGCCTCAGTCTCCTTCCAAGTGTCTTCCCCCTACAAACCTGGGGAGAAGTATCATATACAAAAGGCATTCACCGCCGATGCCCTTGGTCTCTCAGAACATTCCTATCCGATGAGGATTCTCCAACGCCGCTATAAACACCTGCGTGACTTACCTCTGCCTTTGGTAGACCATGTTCAACCTCTGCTGCTTATCGGCTCTGACATGCCTCATCTCCTGGCCCCCACAGAACCAGTTCATCTGGGCCCGACAGGGGGACCCATCGCTGTCCATACCAAGCTTGGTTGGTCGCTCCAAGGTCCCATCAGTATCGACCAGACTCCTGCAACTGAGCAGCAGTGCCTGTTCACAACAACCGTTGTGCCAACCAGTGAGCTTTTCAGGAATGTTGAGCGTCTCTGGCAGATTGATACGCTCCCTTATGTGAGCGAGAAGCAGGTAACCCGATCAAAGCAAGATCAGCAAGCTCTGAACCTACTCCAGACATCCACTATCAGGGTCACTGTCGATGGGACACAGAGGTATGCCACACCACTGCTTCGTCGCGCCAACTCCGCCACGCTTCAAGCTCCTATGGAAGCAGTCTTGCCAAGTCTGCGCAGTACAGAGAGGAGACTTGTCAAAGACCCACAACGTGCTGAAGTGTATTGTCAGGAGATTCAGAAACTAGAGAAGTTGGGCTATGTAGCTGTGGTGCCACATGAGATAGCTAGAACCACTGCAGAATCCTGGTTCATACCTCACCACATGGTGCGACACAATAACAAGGACAGGATCGTCTTTAACTGCTCTTTCCAGTACGAAGGGAAGTCCCTCAACTCTATTCTCCTCCCTGGACCTGCCCTAGGTCCATCTTTGCTAGGAGTTCTTCTTCGGTTTCGACAGTATCCAGTTGCTGTGAGTGGCGACATCAAAGGTATGTTCCACCAGATACGCCTGTTGCCAGCAGACAAACCAGTGCTGCGCTTCCTCTGGCGGGACATGAAGAGGAATGAAGAGCCGAAGATCTATGAATGGCAAGTGCTACCATTTGGCACTACATGCAGTCCTTGCTGCGCCATCTATGCACTGCAGCAGCACGTCCGGGACACTTGTAGGTCCAATCATGACCTCGTCGATTGTGTAGAGCAGTCGTTCTACGTGGATAACTGTCTCCGCAGCACCCACTCCCAAGAGGAGGCTAAGGCCCTAGTCGACAGTCTGCGCCAGCTGCTCCACACCGGGGGCTTTGAGATACGTCAATGGGCCAGCAACATCCCTGCTGTCATTGAACATCTTCCATCCAATGTCAGATCTGAGAGTAGTGACCTATGGCTCTCTCAGTCTAGCACGGACCTTTGGGAGCCAACTCTGGGATTGACATGGGATTGCCTTCGTGACTCCTTCAAATACAGACATCGACTGGGGGAGAGAACTGAACCCACACTGAGGAACGTCTACAAAAAACTTGCGTGTCAGTATGATCCGCTAGGTTATATAGTACCGTTCACCACACGGGCCAAGATTCTGGTACAGGATCTTTGGAAGGACCAGCTCGGCTGGGACGACCCGATCCAGCCACCTAGCCTTCGTGACAGATGGCTTGCCTGGGAAAAGGAGATTCCTGATCTTATCCAAATGGAAATCCCCAGATGTTATGCACCAGCGTCTGCTGATTCATCTGCCTCGAGCAGAGATCTCCACATCTTTTGCGACGCTTCCGAGAGAGCGTATGGGTCT CTAAGTGCCGCTCTCACTGGTGCACAACTAGCTGGTCTCCTTCAAGCTGAGCTCACGCTGCCCATTCGGAAGGTTGTTCTCTGGTCGGACTCTACTACCGTCCTCCACTGGATCAAGTCAGAATCTTGCAGCTATAAAGTTTTTGTGGGCACGCGGGTGGCAGAGATCCAGAGTCTTACAGATGGGAGTACCTGGAGATATGTGGATAGCGCGAATAACCCTGCCGATGACATTACCCGGGGCAAGACCTTAAAGGAGCTGTCACGACCACACCGGTGGCACCAAGGCCCTGAGTTTTTACGTCAATCCGAGGAACATTGGCCGACCATCCCACCAGTATATCCAGAGCCAGAGGATGGTGAGCTGAAGAAATCATATTTCTGTGGACAGGTTAGGGTTAACTCCTGCCCTCAACTTCCTGAAATCAGCATGTTCTCTACCTGGAAGACAACAGCGCGGTCCCTACATGGGGCGGCTCGTCTGTATAAACCACCCTTTTACTCGACTGGAGTCGATTGTTTTGGACCCTTTACCGTGAAAATTGGACGTCGAACAGAGAAGCGTTGGGGCATAGTCTTCAAATGTATGACGACCCGCTGTGTGCATCTAGACCTCCTCGAGAGCCTTGACACTGACTCCTTTCTGATGTCGTTAAGGCGCTTTATTGCCAGAAGAGGCAAACCCTTTGAGCTCCTGTGTGACAATGGGACCAATTTTGTCGGTGGGGCCCGAGAGCTCCATGAGGCCTTTGAGACCATGGCGCCTCAGTTGAAGGAGCGTTTGGCAGAGCAGCAGATTGCTTTCCGTTTCAACCCTCCCAGTGCTCCTCACTTCGGTGGTGCCTGGGAGAGAGAGGTCAGGTCCGTAAAAACCGCTCTTAAGGTCGTACTCAAGGAGCAGACGGTCCCTGAAACTGTGCTTCATACGGTCTTTGTGGAAGTGGAAGGCATCGTAAATGCTAAGCCTCTCGGCTACGTCTCATCAGACATAGCAGATCCAGACCCCATCACACCTAACATCCTGCTGATGGGACGCTATGATGCATCACTCCCTCAAGTGGTTTACGATCCCAGTAACCTTATTGGGAGTCGGAGATGGAGACATAGTCAAGTTCTTGTCGACCATTTCTGGTCCCGATTCATCCGTCACTACCTGCCTAACTTGCAAGAGAGACAGAAGTGGCAGAAGGATTCGGAGTGCCTCAAACCGGACCAAGTGGTGCTCATAGTTGATCCTCAGCTCCCAAGAGCTTTATGGCCTGTTGGTAAGGTAACGACTACTTACCCTGGAGCTGATGGACGCATCCGGACTGCTGCCGTTAAGGTCAAAGATCGAACGTATATTCGACCGGTAGCCCGCTTGGTCTCACTCCCTATGCTTGAAGATGATAAGGATCCACGTACCTGA